One window from the genome of Schistocerca piceifrons isolate TAMUIC-IGC-003096 chromosome 1, iqSchPice1.1, whole genome shotgun sequence encodes:
- the LOC124777740 gene encoding uncharacterized protein LOC124777740, which translates to MDVERLINHVRERPVLWDQKNKYYHNRDFVRQAWNEIAEDCGTDSEVLKNKWKNLRDTFRSELKKTRAERSGDEGDMPPFQSNWPWYELMTFLTDIMTPRKTKTNVHHSKRTASQHDDAPDNVPFSPALTERESVSQLRARIKIQQVLLEELEQSTTSTAHSLMSPYAPENPVEIVIAGNPQNEIVISEIQPDDIVISSHQDSENFDT; encoded by the exons ATGGACGTCGAAAGACTAATTAACCATGTGCGTGAACGCCCCGTGTTGTGggaccagaaaaataaatattaccacaATAGGGATTTTGTTCGTCAAGCATGGAACGAAATAGCTGAAGATTGTGGAACAGACA GCGAggtactgaagaataaatggaagaaccTACGTGACACTTTCCGTTCTGAACTCAAAAAAACTCGTGCTGAACGTTCAGGAGACGAAGGTGACATGCCGCCTTTCCAATCCAATTGGCCGTGGTACGAGCTAATGACCTTCCTGACTGACATAATGACGCCACGAAAGACGAAGActaatgttcatcacagtaaaagaacAGCATCGCAACACGACGACGCACCCGACAACGTACCATTTTCACCAGCtcttacagagagagagagtgtct ctcagttgagagccaggataaaaattcagcaggttcttttggaagaattggaacaatcaaccacatccactgcacattcgttgatgtcaccttatgcacctgaaaatccagttgaaatcgtaattgctggaaatccgcaaaatgaaatagtcatttctgaaattcaacctgatgacattgttatttcaagccaccaagattctgaaaactttgatacttAA